One part of the Coffea eugenioides isolate CCC68of chromosome 10, Ceug_1.0, whole genome shotgun sequence genome encodes these proteins:
- the LOC113749207 gene encoding midasin — MDSDDDYQSSSPLQPSPQPQNRRLKRLKKKATEVSSKPPSPQQPDSLDPLLGIPRVDFARLEALEASATKTLDSFFDDSNESPLPSHVGTEMESEGYIRMDSEELDSELAFEKDNRTYSELASENNNQMDAEMALEKDSREAKRALEFDDVADVEQDRDSKSEKFEKKRATSELDVDNKTDEMEGDSSKKKKSKRTKNDTTVDDDMKSKVSASDKRRQEKERKTYLKQLHAESQRLLRETTEAAFKPIPVVKKPISSVLEKIRQRKRELSKKNLILNNNAFAAANGGVRRDDIGYQPTSRLLEEREDKLSKAVEDIVACPVLPSRDALDVDKSDEPLVPSSHEIGPPDEASSEKPSPTFRAPIDDTQDLFGDSETKECYDELPGGLQDSPLEEVMAPSLLAMNLKFDSVPSNDSSSDEDNYKENIDPLPHGGEDDSTSPRGAPFKAFLDEEAEEEDDSDNELLHSKETEEDEDMEDSEELNDIIATEYEERPIDCDRRNELHQKWLEQQDEAGTDNLLQRLKVGSEPKDTALVGEEQEEIEDGEDCNDEDVVPRNYARMNTKKAKQIITQMFLDKDDSFISDEDEEVERRRVKQHLLVRAEEQATLVSPMEDESSREVFGLIKKLNIVPENKKKAKASSYFESELKGGQSRSFSKSSFVGRSSYHSLPSSHKQGSGTVRSFIFGRDDSNSRTSISKSDDSLDTISKEKPMRTVTATVSSSQAKFSSQYRSTCGVRASGASLFETLKQSSIRSMSYNRDDPVDLSHVLATFRVPKKPIKIEGRN, encoded by the exons ATGGACAGTGACGATGATTATCAATCATCCTCACCCCTCCAACCTTCCCCACAACCCCAAAATCGAAGGCTCAAACGCTTGAAGAAGAAAGCAACGGAAGTCTCCAGCAAGCCACCGTCGCCGCAGCAACCCGATTCATTAGACCCTTTGCTAGGCATTCCGAGGGTTGACTTTGCCCGATTGGAAGCTCTAGAAGCTTCAGCAACCAAAACACTTGATTCTTTTTTTGATGACTCAAATGAATCGCCATTGCCGTCTCACGTCGGGACCGAAATGGAATCCGAGGGATATATTAGGATGGATTCAGAGGAACTGGACTCGGAATTGGCATTTGAAAAAGATAATCGGACGTATTCAGAATTGGCATCTGAAAACAATAATCAGATGGATGCGGAAATGGCACTTGAGAAAGACAGCAGAGAGGCTAAGAGGGCTTTGGAGTTCGATGATGTGGCTGATGTTGAACAGGATCGTGATTCCAAGTCGGAGAAATTCGAGAAGAAAAGGGCTACTTCTGAACTGGATGTGGACAATAAGACAGATGAGATGGAAGGGGATAGtagtaagaaaaagaaaagtaagagAACTAAGAATGATACTACTGTTGATGATGACATGAAATCTAAAGTTTCTGCTTCAGAcaaaaggagacaagaaaag GAAAGAAAAACTTACCTTAAGCAACTTCACGCTGAATCGCAGAGGCTATTGCGAG AAACTACAGAAGCTGCATTTAAACCCATACCCGTGGTTAAAAAACCGATATCCTCAGTCTTGGAGAAGATCCGGCAGAGAAAACGTGAGCTTTCTAAAAA AAACTTAATTCTAAACAATAATGCTTTTGCTGCTGCAAACGGTGGTGTTCGAAGAGATGATATTGGCTATCAGCCAACAAGCAGATTACTGGAAGAGAGAGAAGATAAATTATCAAAAGCGGTAGAAGATATAGTGGCATGTCCAGTGTTACCAAGTCGAGATGCTTTAGACGTAGATAAATCTGATGAACCTCTAGTTCCTTCAAGCCATGAGATTGGTCCCCCTGATGAG GCTTCAAGTGAGAAACCCTCACCTACGTTTAGAGCACCTATTGATGATACACAG GATCTTTTTGGGGATTCAGAAACAAAGGAATGCTATGATGAGCTGCCTGGTGGCCTTCAGGATAGTCCTTTGGAAGAAGTTATGGCACCATCTTTACTTGCTATGAATTTGAAGTTTGATTCAGTACCTTCTAATGATAG TTCTTCAGATGAGGACAATTACAAGGAGAACATTGATCCTCTACCACATGGAGGTGAGGATGACAGTACCTCTCCAAGAGGTGCTCCATTTAAAGCTTTTCTGGATGAGGAAGCTGAGGAAGAAGATGACAGTGATAATGAACTGCTCCACTCCAAAGAAACCGAAGAAGATGAGGACATGGAAGATTCTGAGGAACTCAATGACATAATAGCAACTGAGTATGAAGAGAGGCCAATTGATTGTGATAGACGGAATGAACTTCATCAGAAGTGGCTTGAGCAGCAAGATGAGGCTGGAACAGACAATCTGCTTCAGAGATTAAAGGTTGGCTCAGAACCCAAAGACACTGCCTTGGTTGGTGAGGAGCAAGAAGAGATTGAGGATGGAGAGGACTGTAATGATGAGGATGTGGTACCAAGAAATTATGCTCGCATGAATACAAAGAAAGCAAAGCAAATAATTACTCAGATGTTTTTGGATAAAGATGACTCATTCATATCTGATGAGGATGAGGAGGTTGAAAGGAGGCGTGTTAAGCAGCATCTTCTTGTTAGAGCA GAAGAACAGGCAACATTGGTTTCACCTATGGAGGATGAAAGTTCCAGGGAAGTGTTTGGTCTCATAAAGAAGCTTAATATTGTGCcagaaaacaagaagaaagcaaaagcATCAT CGTACTTTGAGTCAGAGCTAAAAGGAGGACAGAGTAGGAGTTTTTCAAAG TCATCTTTCGTTGGTCGATCGTCGTACCATTCTCTTCCTTCATCCCACAAGCAAGGTTCAGGCACAGTTCGATCATTTATTTTTGGGAGGGATGACAGCAATAGCAGAACTTCAATCTCGAAATCAGACGACTCTTTAGATACA ATCTCTAAAGAAAAACCAATGAGGACCGTTACTGCTACAGTCAGTAGCTCGCAAGCCAAGTTCAGTAGTCAATACAGAAGTACTTGTGGTGTAAGAGCTTCCGGTGCTTCATTATTTGAGACATTGAAACAGTCCTCAATTCGGTCTATGAGCTATAATCGTGATGATCCGGTTGACTTATCTCATGTCTTGGCTACTTTTAGAGTTCCAAAGAAGCCAATTAAGATAGAGGGGAGAAACTAA